In Chlamydia serpentis, the following are encoded in one genomic region:
- a CDS encoding Nif3-like dinuclear metal center hexameric protein, translating into MNVAELLSHLDNLLASGTFQDYGPNGLQVGNAQVALKKIGVAVTADIETIKQAIKANVNVLIVHHGIFWKGMPYPITGMMYKRIQLLIQHDIQLLAYHLPLDAHPTLGNNWRVALDLNWKDLQPFGSSFPNLGVQGSFSPVHINTFTNLLSQYYQAPLKGSALGGPSTVSSAAIVSGGAYRELSFAVTRQVDCFITGNFDEPAWSTALENNINFLAFGHTATEKIGPKSLAHHLNSVLQVPTIFIDTDNPF; encoded by the coding sequence ATGAATGTTGCGGAACTACTTTCTCACCTCGATAACCTTCTTGCTTCAGGAACATTCCAAGATTACGGACCTAATGGCCTTCAGGTTGGAAATGCTCAGGTTGCACTAAAAAAAATTGGCGTTGCTGTTACTGCTGATATAGAAACGATAAAACAAGCTATCAAAGCCAATGTCAATGTGCTAATTGTTCATCACGGTATTTTTTGGAAAGGCATGCCCTACCCTATTACGGGCATGATGTATAAACGCATCCAGTTACTGATCCAACACGATATCCAGCTCCTTGCCTACCATCTTCCTCTAGATGCCCATCCTACTTTAGGGAATAATTGGCGAGTCGCTTTAGATCTAAATTGGAAGGATCTACAACCCTTCGGCTCTTCTTTTCCTAATCTAGGGGTCCAAGGATCTTTTTCCCCAGTCCACATAAATACTTTTACTAATCTCTTATCTCAGTACTACCAAGCCCCTTTAAAAGGATCCGCCTTAGGCGGGCCATCGACAGTCTCTTCCGCAGCAATCGTTTCTGGAGGCGCTTATAGAGAACTCTCTTTTGCAGTAACCCGTCAGGTTGATTGTTTCATCACAGGCAACTTCGACGAACCCGCTTGGTCTACAGCTCTTGAAAACAACATTAATTTTTTAGCATTCGGACATACAGCAACAGAAAAAATCGGTCCAAAATCTCTTGCCCATCATTTAAACAGTGTACTGCAAGTCCCTACAATTTTCATAGATACAGATAACCCCTTCTAA
- the rpiA gene encoding ribose 5-phosphate isomerase A — translation MEKDLYLLQKKHLASKAAMEVASGMIIGLGSGSTAKEFISALANRMHKESLEIYAVASSQNSHSLAKSLSIPILNPEEFSTLDLTVDGADEVDPNLHMIKGGGGAIFREKILLKAAKRRIILIDESKQVSTLGKFGVPLEISRFGCLAIIEQILSLGYQGSWRLQPNGDLFITDSGNYMYDIIFPNLYPNPEEDLFKLIQIHGVIEVGFVIEKVEVWSSNSQGLINKKYSV, via the coding sequence GTGGAAAAGGATCTTTATCTTCTTCAGAAAAAACACCTTGCTTCTAAAGCTGCTATGGAAGTAGCTTCGGGAATGATCATAGGTTTAGGAAGCGGATCTACAGCCAAAGAATTTATCTCTGCTCTTGCTAACAGAATGCATAAAGAATCTCTAGAAATTTATGCTGTAGCTTCTTCTCAAAATTCGCATTCTCTAGCAAAGAGCCTTTCAATCCCTATCTTAAATCCCGAAGAATTCTCTACGCTAGATCTTACTGTAGATGGTGCTGATGAAGTCGATCCTAATTTACATATGATTAAAGGAGGTGGAGGCGCTATTTTTAGAGAAAAAATTCTCTTAAAAGCCGCAAAACGGAGAATTATCCTTATTGATGAAAGCAAACAGGTTTCGACGTTGGGAAAGTTCGGTGTTCCTTTAGAAATCAGCCGCTTTGGCTGTCTGGCTATTATTGAACAAATCCTAAGCCTTGGATATCAAGGGTCTTGGCGTCTACAACCTAACGGAGACTTGTTTATTACAGATAGTGGTAATTACATGTATGACATTATTTTTCCTAATCTCTATCCAAATCCTGAAGAAGACTTATTTAAGTTAATACAAATTCATGGTGTTATTGAAGTCGGGTTTGTTATAGAAAAAGTCGAAGTATGGTCTAGCAATAGCCAAGGTTTAATTAACAAAAAATATTCTGTATGA
- a CDS encoding bifunctional nuclease family protein, with translation MNLEKELLEQTPLILLNFYKLVSFCNYAGMILGTEEKKFAIYGHVSMGQAFQGIDVEGDSPQRPSTHDLVNFVTSGFDIRVLHVVINDYKDNVFYTRLFLEQKDREFLYVVDVDARPSDSIPLALTHKVPILCVKAIFDAVIPYEE, from the coding sequence ATGAACTTAGAAAAAGAACTACTAGAACAAACACCTTTAATACTCCTTAATTTTTACAAGCTCGTAAGTTTTTGTAATTATGCCGGCATGATCTTAGGTACTGAAGAAAAGAAGTTCGCTATCTACGGGCATGTTTCTATGGGACAAGCCTTTCAAGGCATCGACGTTGAGGGGGATTCTCCACAAAGACCCTCTACTCATGACCTAGTGAATTTTGTTACATCAGGATTCGACATCCGTGTTTTACATGTTGTGATTAACGATTATAAAGATAATGTGTTCTATACACGATTATTTTTAGAACAAAAAGACCGGGAATTTCTATATGTTGTTGATGTAGATGCCCGGCCTAGTGACAGTATTCCTCTTGCCCTAACTCATAAAGTACCTATATTATGTGTCAAAGCAATCTTCGATGCTGTAATCCCCTATGAAGAATAA
- a CDS encoding YqgE/AlgH family protein, producing MMKIPYARLEKGSLLVASPDMNQGVFARSVILLCEHSLNGSFGLILNKTLGFEISDDIFTFEKVSNQNIRFCMGGPLQANQMMLLHSCSEIPEQTLEICPSVYLGGDLSFLQEVACSTSGPEINLCFGYSGWQAGQLEKEFLSNDWFLTRANKDYVFYSEPEDLWASVLKDLGGKYASLSTVPDNLMLN from the coding sequence ATTATGAAAATTCCTTATGCACGATTAGAGAAAGGGTCTTTATTGGTTGCCTCTCCTGATATGAATCAAGGAGTCTTTGCTCGCAGTGTTATTTTACTATGCGAACATAGTCTTAATGGTTCCTTTGGTTTGATCTTAAATAAAACCTTAGGCTTTGAAATTTCTGACGATATCTTCACGTTTGAAAAAGTCTCTAACCAAAATATTCGCTTTTGTATGGGAGGACCCCTACAAGCCAATCAAATGATGTTGCTTCACTCATGTTCAGAAATTCCTGAACAAACTTTAGAAATTTGTCCTTCAGTATATTTAGGAGGCGACCTCTCTTTTCTCCAAGAAGTTGCCTGTAGCACATCCGGCCCCGAGATTAATCTATGTTTTGGCTATAGCGGATGGCAAGCGGGCCAATTGGAAAAGGAATTCTTAAGTAATGACTGGTTTCTAACTCGAGCAAATAAAGATTATGTTTTCTATTCGGAACCAGAAGATCTCTGGGCTTCTGTTCTTAAGGATCTTGGAGGAAAATATGCCTCCCTCTCTACAGTCCCAGATAACCTAATGTTGAACTAA
- the pepF gene encoding oligoendopeptidase F, with product MTSKLKSETPPMRAEVDPANCWDITPLYMTREDWKKDFDLCSSGKDCSPIWPEFAPSHYQIDNPESLNKLLSKKFSVERKLDQLYVYAHLIHDQDIASPQGEKDYLSAIYLYTLFSQEISWIQPALVALTEEKVNYLLSSAILTPYRFYLKKIFRLAPHTGTANEEKILASAFSVLNVSNKAFSSLNDSEIPFGTARDSKGEEHPLSHATASLYMQSPDRKLRSTTYLAQCQRYYDYRNTFANLLNGKVQAHLFEAKARNYASCLEASLFQNNIPIAVYTNLIKEIKKHISLINRYFNLKKDALNLKEFHFYDVYAPITQTIERKYRYEEGVDLVCESLLPLGTTYVDILRNGLLFNRWVDRYENKNKRSGAYSSGCYDSPPYILLNYTGTLYDVSVIAHEAGHSMHTYFSTEAQPYHNAQYPLFLAEIASTFNEMLLMDALSKSDQTKEEKIIIITRTLDTIFSTLFRQTLFAAFEYDIHSAAEQGLALTEEFFSTTYHNLQQEFYGGVITFDPLSALEWARIPHFYYNFYVYQYATGIVASLSFAEKILTNEPGALDLYLNFLKSGGSDFPLNILKKSGLDMTTVDPLHQAFAFITKKIDLLSSLLSKS from the coding sequence ATGACCTCAAAACTCAAAAGTGAGACACCTCCAATGCGAGCCGAGGTAGATCCTGCAAACTGTTGGGATATAACTCCCCTTTATATGACTAGAGAGGACTGGAAAAAGGATTTTGATCTCTGCAGCTCGGGGAAAGATTGTTCACCAATATGGCCTGAATTTGCTCCATCTCATTATCAAATCGATAATCCTGAATCCTTAAACAAGCTCTTATCGAAAAAATTTTCTGTAGAACGAAAACTTGATCAACTCTATGTATACGCTCATCTGATCCACGATCAAGATATTGCCAGTCCCCAAGGAGAGAAAGACTATCTATCGGCTATCTATCTTTATACCCTCTTTTCTCAAGAAATCTCATGGATCCAACCTGCTTTAGTTGCCCTTACTGAAGAAAAAGTAAACTACTTGTTATCAAGTGCAATTCTTACTCCCTATAGATTCTATCTAAAAAAAATTTTCCGTCTTGCCCCTCATACTGGAACAGCAAATGAAGAAAAGATCCTTGCCTCAGCATTTTCTGTCCTTAACGTCTCTAATAAAGCCTTTTCTTCATTGAATGATTCTGAAATTCCCTTTGGAACAGCTAGAGACTCTAAAGGGGAAGAGCATCCCCTATCTCACGCAACGGCTTCTTTATACATGCAATCGCCAGATCGAAAGTTACGTTCTACGACTTATTTAGCTCAATGTCAACGCTACTATGATTACCGCAATACATTCGCTAATCTTCTTAACGGAAAGGTCCAAGCGCATCTCTTTGAAGCAAAAGCAAGAAACTATGCTTCCTGTTTAGAGGCTTCTCTTTTCCAAAACAATATCCCTATAGCTGTTTATACTAATCTCATAAAAGAAATAAAAAAACATATCTCCTTGATTAACCGCTATTTCAATTTAAAGAAAGATGCATTAAATCTAAAAGAGTTTCACTTCTATGATGTTTATGCTCCTATTACTCAAACTATAGAAAGAAAGTATCGATACGAAGAAGGCGTCGACCTTGTCTGTGAGAGCCTTCTTCCTCTAGGAACCACTTATGTTGATATTTTAAGAAACGGCCTTCTTTTCAATCGCTGGGTAGACAGATACGAAAATAAAAATAAGCGGTCAGGAGCTTATTCTTCAGGATGCTATGATAGTCCCCCCTACATCCTGTTAAATTATACCGGTACACTTTATGACGTCTCAGTTATAGCTCATGAAGCAGGACACAGCATGCATACCTATTTCAGCACAGAAGCTCAACCTTATCATAACGCTCAATATCCTCTGTTTCTTGCTGAAATTGCCTCAACATTTAATGAAATGCTCCTTATGGATGCTCTAAGCAAATCTGATCAAACTAAAGAAGAGAAAATCATAATCATTACCCGAACTCTTGATACGATATTCTCAACCCTATTCCGTCAAACATTATTTGCAGCCTTTGAATATGATATTCATTCTGCAGCAGAACAAGGCCTTGCACTTACCGAAGAATTCTTTTCAACAACTTATCACAATTTACAACAAGAATTTTATGGAGGTGTTATAACCTTCGACCCACTATCTGCATTAGAGTGGGCAAGAATTCCTCATTTCTACTATAATTTCTATGTGTATCAATATGCTACAGGTATTGTAGCCTCTTTGTCTTTTGCTGAAAAAATTCTCACCAACGAGCCAGGTGCTCTTGATCTTTATTTAAACTTTTTAAAAAGCGGAGGATCGGATTTCCCATTAAATATTTTAAAAAAATCGGGATTAGATATGACAACGGTTGATCCACTCCACCAAGCCTTTGCATTCATTACCAAGAAGATCGATCTACTCTCTTCTCTGCTTTCAAAAAGTTGA
- the hemL gene encoding glutamate-1-semialdehyde 2,1-aminomutase, producing MFNCSILQETPLTFKEACQVFPGGVNSPVRACRSVGVTPPIVSSAQGDVFLDNQGQEFIDFCIGWGALIHGHGHPKIVKAIQQGVLKGTSYGLTSEEEILFGKMLLSSLKLKEHKVRFISSGTEATMTAVRIARGITNRPIVIKFIGAYHGHADTLLESISINEQTIEKLPLLIEKSSASPLLLSLPYNNSDILTLVMESLGSQVAAIIFEPICANMGVVLPQPEFLHHIIELCKRFKSLSIMDEVVTGFRLGFDGAKTVFNVYPDIIVYGKILGGGMPVAALIAHHLILDQLMPEGSIFQAGTMSGNFLAMVAGRTAIELCQSEGFYSHLNALAKLFYSSIEEAIQSRGFPVSLVYQGPMFSLFFNESHPRNFDEAKTSNYQLFQKFYQEVFNNGIFLSPSPLEASFISSAHSEENLIYGQNIIIDSLIKIFDSSTKNI from the coding sequence ATGTTCAACTGTTCGATTCTTCAAGAGACTCCACTAACTTTTAAAGAGGCTTGTCAGGTTTTCCCTGGTGGAGTTAACTCTCCAGTTCGAGCATGTCGTTCTGTAGGGGTCACCCCACCTATAGTTAGTTCAGCACAAGGCGATGTTTTTTTAGATAATCAAGGTCAGGAGTTTATTGATTTTTGCATAGGTTGGGGAGCTTTAATTCATGGTCACGGGCATCCGAAAATCGTCAAAGCTATTCAACAAGGTGTCCTAAAAGGAACCTCATATGGATTAACCTCTGAAGAAGAAATTCTCTTTGGTAAGATGCTGCTTTCTTCTTTAAAACTGAAGGAACATAAAGTCCGCTTTATATCTTCAGGAACTGAAGCAACAATGACAGCAGTCCGCATTGCTCGAGGCATTACAAATCGACCTATCGTCATTAAGTTCATAGGAGCGTACCATGGTCACGCAGATACTCTTCTTGAAAGCATTTCAATCAATGAACAAACTATTGAGAAACTCCCTTTATTAATAGAAAAATCTTCTGCGAGTCCTTTGTTATTATCCCTACCCTATAACAATAGTGATATTCTCACCCTTGTTATGGAATCTTTAGGATCTCAGGTAGCTGCAATTATTTTTGAACCGATATGCGCAAATATGGGTGTTGTACTTCCTCAACCTGAATTCCTACACCACATAATAGAGCTCTGCAAACGCTTTAAAAGCCTTTCTATTATGGATGAAGTTGTTACAGGATTTCGTCTAGGATTCGACGGAGCTAAAACTGTCTTTAACGTCTATCCAGACATTATCGTCTATGGAAAAATCCTAGGCGGGGGCATGCCCGTAGCAGCACTAATCGCGCACCACTTAATTCTCGATCAACTTATGCCTGAAGGGTCTATATTTCAAGCAGGGACAATGTCGGGAAACTTCTTGGCCATGGTAGCAGGACGTACTGCCATTGAGCTATGCCAATCTGAAGGGTTTTATAGCCATCTAAATGCACTAGCAAAACTATTCTATTCTTCAATTGAAGAAGCTATTCAATCTCGAGGATTTCCTGTCTCTCTAGTATACCAAGGTCCTATGTTTAGTTTATTCTTTAATGAGTCTCATCCGAGAAATTTTGATGAAGCAAAAACCTCTAATTACCAACTCTTCCAAAAATTCTACCAAGAGGTTTTTAATAACGGGATTTTCCTTTCACCATCTCCTCTGGAAGCCAGCTTTATTTCATCTGCTCATAGTGAAGAAAATCTAATTTATGGACAAAATATCATTATTGATAGTCTGATTAAAATTTTTGACTCCTCAACAAAAAACATTTAG